A region of the Desulfomicrobium apsheronum genome:
CCCGGAAATTCTATGCGGAGGGGTCTGGCCATGAGAGGGAGAGAGCCCAAAATGAATCAAGATTCAAGATCTGACCCTCGACTCCTGCTCTCTTAAAACTTTATGCACAATTATTTATACGGATTAAAAAATTTAAAGCAAAATTTTGCCTGGCCTTATCATGCTATTTTTTTAGTATTTTTTATTATTTTACAACAAATGTATCATAAAAATAGGCAAGATATTGCCAAAATACTTTCCAAAAAAAGTTAGTATAAACACGTAAAAACTTAATATATAAAACAATGATGTTCATGGCCCAAATGTTGCCTTGTGACTGCTCAATTATCAGCATTACAACATCGCCATAAGGAGAAAATCATGCCAGTACCAGCCTACATCAGCATCACCGGAGAACGACAGGGGCTCATCACGGCCGGAAACTTCACCGAAGCATCGGTGGGCAACATCTTCCAGGAAGGTCACGAGGACGAGAGCCTGGTGGAAGCTTTCGAGCACCAGATCATCCTGCCGCGCGATCCCCAGTCAGGCCAGCCTACGGGGCAGCGCGTGCATAAGCCCCTCAAGATCACCAAGATCATGGACAAGGCATCGCCTTTGCTCTTCCGCTCCCTGGTTAGCGGCGAGCGCCTTCCCAAGGTCGAGATGAAGTTCTACCGCACCTCGGCATCGGGAACCATGGAGCACTACTTCACCATCCAGCTTGAAGACGCCATCATCGTGGACATCCAGGCCTACATGCCCAACTGCCAGGATCCAGGAAAAGCGCACTTCACCCATCTTGAAGACGTCTTCATGACCTACCGCAAGATCATCAAAACCCATGAGATCGCCAGCACGTCAGAGAGCGACGACTGGAGGACCATGTCCAACCAGTCGTAAACGAACGCCGCGCCGGGCTCGAACCTGCATGCCGGGCCCGGCGCGGTCGCACTGAAGCGCAAGCGAATGCATTGAGACTCATGGCGTCATCAATCAATCGCCATGCCTCCAAACCACAGCAAACGGACCGCTACAGTCCGCAACGGAGCACAGACATGCCCCAAGCCTGCAGACTCGACGACAAGGCGTTCTGCCCAGCCGACGCACACGGTAAGCCCTGTTGCCCGCATCCCGTCATCGGTTCGGCTACGACCGGATCACCCGATGTCATCATCAATTACAAGCCAGCATTACGTCTGGGAGACCAAGGCACGCACGCCGCATGTTGCGGCTCCAACACATGGGAGGTGGCCGAGGGCAGCTCGACCGTCCTGATCAACAACAAGCCTCTGGCCAGAGTGGGAGATATGACAACCCACTGCGGCGGGGTCGGAGAGATGATCGAGGGGAGCCCCGACGTGACCATTGATTAGGCGTCATGACGAACGCTCTTTGGAGAGCCTCCATACGAAGCATGCAGCACTCCGGGATACACATGACCAAAAGCGAAATAGGACTACTGTTTTTTGTTGTCTTCTTAAACCCTTGAGCAACTCGTTCAAGGAAAAGACAGATTTATATAGAAATAATTGCATATCAGATAAATTCAACATTTTTTATGCTCGATACATATCAGACATAAATATACAAAAAAAAATATACGATTTTTCCACTTACAATATCAATAAAATTTTTAAAAATATACGATTATGCAATAAAGAAGATATAAAATTTCCAATTTTAACCAAATTGCACAATTATAGTAATGAATCAGTTTCACTATTAAATATAAAAAGCGATCCAAAACAAATCAGCATAAAAATATCCCATGAAGAAATCAAAGCGTCAGCAACGTACCACTTCATAAAAAACACCTGCTGGAACTTATACATGATCGAATACGAATCATTATAAAACCCGGAGAACCGCATGCACTTCACAGAAGACGCCTTCAACCCGTGGCAGTGGCTGGGCGACAGCGCCAACAGCCCCTGGTTCACCTTCGAGACCCCCGCCATTCCCGGCTTCAGGGTCTATGCCTTCTCCGGCGTCGAGGAAATGCATCGCTCCTACGAGTTCGAGATCGAACTCGTCCACGATCTCGACAATCTCGATTTCGCCGAACTGCTGGGCCGGACCGCCTGCCTGTCCATTCGGGACAAGAGCGGCGGCGTGCGGCATGTGCACGGCGTCATCCACCGCTTCCGGCAGATGCACACATCCAACCAGCGCACCCACTACCGCTGCCTGCTCGTACCCAGGCTGCATTTCCTGAATCAGGTCACGGACCACCGCATTTTCCAGAACATGAACGTGACCCAGATCATCGAAAAGATCCTCAAGGAGCAGAACTTCACGGGCGACTCCTACGCCTTCAAATGCTTCTTCGACTACGCGCCGCGCGAGTACTGCGTGCAGTACGGCGAAACGCACCTGCATTTCATCTCCCGCCTGTGCGAGGAGGAAGGCCTCTACTTCTATTTCGATCACTTCAAAGACCGACACGTGCTCTGCTTTTCGGACATGCCCGACGGCCCTCGGATCGAAGGCGAAAGCCTGATGCGCTTCCATCCCGGCGCCGGAACCGAGACCGACACGGCCACCGTCCGCACCATCGAGATGGGAAAAGACATCCGCAGCGACTCGTTCACCTTCAGGGAATGGAACTTCGAGAAGACGCGCCTGGACCTGCAAGTCAAGCTGTCCGAGACCGATTCCGTCAAGGCACCGGTCCCTGTGGGCATGAACCTGGAGCAGTACCGCTACCCGCACCTGTACCAGTTGCAGAAGGACGGCAAACGCTACGTGGACCTCGAACTCATGCGCAATTTCAGCATGAGCGCCTGGGTCGACGTCACGACAGATGTCTCCCGCATGACGCCGGGGTATGTGTTCGAACTCTTCGGGCATCGCCGCGAGGACTACAATGCCAAATGGTGGGTGGTCCGCGTGGAGCATCGGGGCGAACAGCCCCAGGTCCTGGAGCACGAGGCCCCGGACCGGGGCATGATGTACGGGGCGCAAGTACGAGCCATCCCCAACACGACCCGTTTCATCCCTGCCTCGGATCATCCTCGGACACCCATCTACGGAGTGCAGACGGCCATTGTAACCGGTCCCGACGGCGAAGAGATATTCCCGGACCAGTATGGCCGCGTGAAGGTGCAGTTCCATTGGGACAGGGAAGGTCAACGCGACGAAAACACCACCTGCTGGATACGCGCCTCCCAGGGCTGGGCCGGAGGACAGTTCGGCACCCTGGCCATCCCCCGCATCGGCCAGGAAGTGCTGGTCACCTTCCTGGACGGCGACCCGGACCGGCCCGTCATCACGGGCCGGGTCTTCAACTCCCGCAACCCGGTCCCGTACCCCCTGCCCGCTAACAAGACACGCACGGTTTTCAAGTCCATGTCCACGCCTGGAGCAGAGGGCGAACCTCGTGGGTTCAACGAGCTGCGCATCGAGGACAAGAAAGGGCAGGAAGAGATCTACGCCCACGCGGAAAAGGACGTGAACGTCTACGTCAAGAACGACTGGAAAGAGCACATCCTGCACGACCAGCACCGCACCATCGACAATTTCTCCTACTCCATAGTCAAAGGCGAGGATCACCAGACCGTACACAAGGACCGCAAGGTTGAACTGCTGTCGGACGACCACATGACGGTCAAAGGCAACAGCCATCGCAAGATCACCGAAAAATGGCTGGTCCGGTCCGGCGATGAGACGCACCTCAAATCCGACATCAAGACGATCATTGAAGCCGGCACGGAACTGACCATCATGGCAGGCGGCAGTTTCATCAAGATCGACCCGTCAGGCGTGAGCATCAACGGAGCCAAAATCAAACTCAACTCCGGCGGCAATCCCAGCCCTGGCACGGGCGCTGCGCCGCTGCTGCCCATTGCCGGCGAACTGGTTGACGAAGGCATGGCGCCGATCACGCAGATTGGTGCGTTGAGAGGGGCTGTGCATAAGCCGTTCTGTGAGGAGTGCAGTGCAGGTGATCTTGCCGACATAAAAGAGCAGTATGACGAGATGGTCGAATTGATTGACCAAAATGGCAGGCCCATCACTAACTATCCATATTATGCTGAAACGGATTCTGGAGCTATTTACTCTGGAAGAACCGACGAAAAGGGGTGTACTTGCAGAGTACATACAGAGAATCCTCAAAATATTATGTTCTTTTTTGGAGATGAAGCTTTGCAGAAATTAAAAGGGGAAGGCTATGCCGAATGAAAGCTTGCAGGTTAAGACAAGTAGTATATCAGGATCTAAAAAAACTCTTGAAAAAAAAGTGATTTGCTTTGAGCAACTATGGGATGCATACCCAGATGATGTCATAATTCATAAAGCAGAACATGGTAGTGATATATTTGACAATCACTGTGCAATACATTTAAGCCATGCATTATATTTAAATGGAATATTACTAAAAGGATACAAGGGTACGAGGTGCTGGGGATGTCCTCAAGCTAATGGTCAAGGAGGAATTCATGCTATAAGGGCGCAAGAATTAGCTGATTATCTGGAAACTCAGCCTTTTGCTGGATGTCCAAAAGCAATTCGATTGTCTGGCGATACATTTCAAGAAAATATTCGTGGAAAAAAAGGGATAATATTTTTTAAAGATTATTGGAGAAGAGACGGAGAGAAAAATTACACTGGAGATCATATAGATTTATGGAAAGGAAATATATCGACATTGGCAAGTAATGGCTGGTTTAAAACTTGGCTTCGATTACACCTTTCTGGCTTATACGAGGACTACTTCGGCGTGTCTGATTTAAAAAGATCTAGTAGTGTTTTGTTTTGGGAGATTCATAGTTGTGAAAATAATAATTAAATACGCTTTTTTATTATTTGTCGTCATATTGCCTTCTGTATTTTTTTTATTTAGCAAATATTTATACGACATATATGTAAATTTACTATACAATGGCAAAGTTTTTTATGAAGAAGAGCGAGCTAACATCATGTTTGATGTTATATATTATGTAATCATACCTCTAAGCGCTTTATTGTCACTTTATATTTCTTTTTTTATCCATTACTTCAAAAATAGGGGAAACAAAAAAACATAAAATATATGTTACGCAATTCTCAAATAAAATATGTGTTTTTTCAATAAAAATCATATACAAGTAATACTTTCAAAGTAAAAGTAGACAAATTGAGACATTTGTAAATTTTTTACACATGATGCATTTTATTTAAAAATATTCCGACATAATACAAACAAATGGCGCCATTAATAAAAAAATATATATCAATATTTGCCACATATTGAATCAAAACTTATGAAGCAAAAAAATGTACAATTCGTTTATTCAATCACCATTACGATCCTGCTTGTCATGGTGTGCTACGGCCAAAGTCATTGGTTGGTCCGTGCCGAAACGCATCAACCGTTCTTTGTCCCGAAGCAATCCGGAGAGACGGAATCGATCCCGCCGGAGAGCCCGTTAATACAGCGCGTGCCACTTCCGTCAGGCTTGATTTTGGAGGTGGCGAACGGATGTGCGGTTCTGCGCAGAGCCGATGGGGAAGTTTTGGCACGTAATTCACGCGTAGTCCGCGGCATGGACCCTGACGACCTCTGCCCTGCCGATGGGTTCGTACAAGCAAAAGCGGTTGATTCCGGCTTTGAACTGCAGAACCAGCTGTGCTCAGGTTGGTTCCTCATTACAGAAATCATGACATTTGCCCCGGCAACTGACGGATACGTCCTTACCGATTTCAGTGCTGTTTACATCGATCGGCGTACAGCCGAACCAATCGGACCACCGCGCGTCCTGACATCAAAGGAGTTAGACGCGCGCCCATTTAACGATTTAAATCCAGACGACCTGTATCTGCTTCTCAAGTGAACAAATTAGGCCATGTGCCGAGGAAGCAATAATGATTCTTCACCAGATGAATGCCAACTTCGACATCCTTGTGGCCTTGAGGCGGCAGCAAAGCAACATCTACCTGCTCATAGACGGAGCGCGCTTCAAAAACATTCATGCCTTCATCTACGAACAGGAAGAAAGACCTGACTACATCCCGCTTTACCGTGGGACATACTTCGAGACGGCATTGGAGGTAAGCCCATGCTTGGTACGCATCACAAATATAAAGGTCGGACTTCTGCCTTGGTTTGCCAAAGATACCGAGGACAAAAGAAACGCCATGCTTCTTGTATCCGACTTATCCTTGAAAGACTTGGCCGTTCATTTCCAAGAGTATCTGGAAGCAAAATTGCCAAACTATGACGTAGTCCTGTTCAGATTTTACGATCCACAAATCTTTGAAGTTATTACGAATCACATGAACGATCCACATGTCATAAAAATGCTCACTCCTATAAAATTAGCATACTGGAAATCTCTAGAAAATTACAAATGTCTCTCTGCATAACAACATAAAAATACGAGATGATCTATGTTTGTTGTAAGCAATGAAATGTACGCTGATTTTGAAAAATTTACGATCAACAATTTCGTTGACAACTGCGTAAAAGAGTTTGCCGTAGAACACCCAGAGCGGTTTGCCGAAGCAGGTGAAATGAAAGTTCGAGAATTCATAGATCTCGCCGTGCAAAAAGCGCTGGATTACAACATGCTTGCCGAGCGTGAAGTCAAAGGACTCATAACGCTTATGACCAACCTTGGCTGTGATTTCGACATTGACCCCATGTTCCCCTGGGCACGGTTTCACCGCTTCCCGGACAAGGGAAAAAAGGAAAAAATGCCGGAATCGTTCGTACGCCTCCAAGAGGTTTTGGGGCACTTCAATTCGTTTCAAAAACAAACCAGCACTGTGAACAATGCAGGTCAATCCGGTGCAGCCAAGAACACTCAGAATCTGGATTTCCGCCAGGTGGTGGAAGCAACCAACGACCAAGATATTTTAAAAATACTGCAACAAATCCATCCCTCCCGCTACGCCCATGTCCCCCAACAAGCCTTGGCTGGACAGATTCTATACACGGCAGAAGAAAACGCGCGTGAACTCGGACTGGACCCGCAAGTCGGCAAAGTTCTTATTGCGTGTCTTATGTTCCTCTGCGGTTTTTCGGTTATTAAAGACCCTCTCTGTGTTAAGCCAGCAAGCATGCTGGATAATGACATCTCCTATGGGATGATGAAAGAACAAGAGTTGTCTCGGCATATCAATTCAATAATTTTCAAATAAAGAGGTTTTTCAATGGCGAAAAATGATGAGAGTTCAATTAAAAATCCGATCACGCCATGTACTTCCAACATAAATACAACAAACGACGATATTTCTTCTGATAATAAATGTCCTACACCTTTGTCAAAACGCAATAACGATGGGAAATTGGATATTGACTGGACATTTATTAGTAAACGAGAAGGAGGACAAAAAATTGAAGGCTATGTTCCAGCGTCTGAAGTGAGCAATAGTGGGGTTACAATAGCGACAGGTGTCGATTTAGGTGCCCGCAATGAATCTGACATCGACAACCTTAAGATTGATGAAGAACTAAAAACAAAATTAAAACCCTATGTTGGCAAACAAGGAAAAGACGCTGTAGACTACTTACAAAAAAAACCATTAAATTTAAGCGAGTCGCAAGCAGCAAGTTTAGACAAAGCAGTTAAGAAGCCACTGATCGACAAACTTGTGCAATATTATGACACTGAAGTAGATAAATTAAACAAAGCTGACAATTGTGAACGCGTTCATTTTGAGAAACTACCGAACAATGTACAAACTGCCATAACTTCGATCAGTTTTCAATATGGTTCTCTTTCCACAGCAACTCCAAATTTTTGGAAACAGATCACTGAGCAACGATGGGAGGACGCAAGGGCTAACCTCAAAGACTTTGGCGATGACTATCCAACCCGTCGCAAACTGGAAGCGGGACTCATAGAGGAAGCAATCAAAGCCTCTGTGTCTAATACTAAATAATGATACAGAGGCCTCTCCAACTCAGCAGGTATAACATGCCGAAACAAATTTCTAGTTTTCAACTCTTGCTTGTATTCAGCTTATCTAGCGTGTTTGTTCCCATACTTGCGAACTTCGCACATTCTAGTCAGACCATTGTTTGGGCAAACCCGACTATAAAAGAACTCATTTATAAAGAGAATTGTTTGCCATCATTGAAAATTGCACCTAATGAAAAACCAATTCATAATTGTAACAGCTTGGTCAGAGCGATTAATTCAGGCGTCGATCTTGGCGAGACAAAAGAACGAAAGGAATTCAATTCGTACTGGAAGTGCCTAGTCCGTGCGGTCGCCGAACGTGGCATCGCCGCCGAGAGATCGCGTTTCGATCTTTCCAAAGCTGGCACACAGATATTCCAGCGCTTGGATCTGGCATCGGTACGATCTTCCCTAGCACCCCGTCGTCCATCTACTCACTATTATTTGCGCGACTTCATATTTGCCTCGAAACAGATGAACGCCACTTCTCTAACTTTGGACACCGCCCCCCCCGGTGAAGATGGTTTTTATTATAATTTTGAAATATTAGCCACTGGTGACTTCCTGCGAGATGGAATGCTTGATCTGCTGGTAACATTCACTGACGATGCCACGCTAGGAACATACCATTCAGTTCAAGTTCTCATACTGAGTTGGCCCTATGACAAAGAATCAATCACCGCAGTGGAAGCAATACAATTTTTACAATTGGAATTAAATTATGATGAAACTAAGAGGAACTAAGGTGTGAACTAAGGGATAGGTAAATTAAACTCCCTTCATATAAAATCTTTGCTGGAACTTATACATGATCGAATACGAATCATTATAAAACCCGGAGAACCGCATGCACTTCACAGAAGACGCCTTCAACCCGCAACAGTGGCTGGGCGACAGCGCCAACAGCCCCTGGTTCACCTTCGAGACCCCCGCCATTCCCGGCTTCAGGGTCTACGCCTTCTCCGGCGTCGAGGAAATGCACCGTCCCTACGAGTTCGAGATCGAACTCGTCCACGACCTCAACAATCTCGACTTCGCCGAACTGCTGGGCCGGACCGCCTGCCTGTCCATCCGGGACAAGAGCGGCGGCGTGAGGCATGTGCACGGCGTCATCCACAGCTTCAGACAATTGCACACCGCCAACCAGCGCACCCACTACCGCTGCCTGCTCGTTCCCAGGCTCCATTTCCTGAATCAGGTCACGGACCACCGCATCTTCCAGAACATGAACGTGACCCAGATCATCGAAAAAATCCTCAAGGAACAGAACTTCACGGGGGACTCCTACGCCTTCAAATGCTTCTTCGACTACGCGCCCCGCGAGTACTGCGTGCAGTACGGCGAAACGCACCTGCATTTCATCTCCCGCCTGTGCGAGGAGGAAGGCCTCTACTTCTATTTCGATCACTTCAAAGACCGACACGTGCTCTGCTTTTCGGACATGCCCGACGGCCCTCGGATCGAAGGCGAAAGCCTGGTGCGCTTCCATCCCGGCGCCGGAACCGAGACCGACACGGCCACCGTGCGCACCATCGAGATGGGGCAAGACATCCGCAGCGACTCGTACACCTTCAGGGAATGGAACTTCGAGAAGACGCGCCTGGACCTGCAAGTCAAGCTGTCCGAGACCGATTCCGTCAAGGCGCCGGTCCCTGTGGGCATGAACCTGGAGCAGTACCGCTACCCGCACCTGTACCAGTTGCAGAAGGACGGCAAACGCTACGTGGACCTCGAACTCATGCGCAACTTCAGCATGAACGCCTGGGTAGAAGTCACGACCGATGTCTCCCGCATGACGCCGGGATACGTGTTCGAACTCTTCGGGCATCGCCGCGAGGACTACAATGCGA
Encoded here:
- a CDS encoding Hcp family type VI secretion system effector, giving the protein MPVPAYISITGERQGLITAGNFTEASVGNIFQEGHEDESLVEAFEHQIILPRDPQSGQPTGQRVHKPLKITKIMDKASPLLFRSLVSGERLPKVEMKFYRTSASGTMEHYFTIQLEDAIIVDIQAYMPNCQDPGKAHFTHLEDVFMTYRKIIKTHEIASTSESDDWRTMSNQS
- a CDS encoding PAAR domain-containing protein, whose protein sequence is MPQACRLDDKAFCPADAHGKPCCPHPVIGSATTGSPDVIINYKPALRLGDQGTHAACCGSNTWEVAEGSSTVLINNKPLARVGDMTTHCGGVGEMIEGSPDVTID
- the tssI gene encoding type VI secretion system Vgr family protein, with amino-acid sequence MHFTEDAFNPWQWLGDSANSPWFTFETPAIPGFRVYAFSGVEEMHRSYEFEIELVHDLDNLDFAELLGRTACLSIRDKSGGVRHVHGVIHRFRQMHTSNQRTHYRCLLVPRLHFLNQVTDHRIFQNMNVTQIIEKILKEQNFTGDSYAFKCFFDYAPREYCVQYGETHLHFISRLCEEEGLYFYFDHFKDRHVLCFSDMPDGPRIEGESLMRFHPGAGTETDTATVRTIEMGKDIRSDSFTFREWNFEKTRLDLQVKLSETDSVKAPVPVGMNLEQYRYPHLYQLQKDGKRYVDLELMRNFSMSAWVDVTTDVSRMTPGYVFELFGHRREDYNAKWWVVRVEHRGEQPQVLEHEAPDRGMMYGAQVRAIPNTTRFIPASDHPRTPIYGVQTAIVTGPDGEEIFPDQYGRVKVQFHWDREGQRDENTTCWIRASQGWAGGQFGTLAIPRIGQEVLVTFLDGDPDRPVITGRVFNSRNPVPYPLPANKTRTVFKSMSTPGAEGEPRGFNELRIEDKKGQEEIYAHAEKDVNVYVKNDWKEHILHDQHRTIDNFSYSIVKGEDHQTVHKDRKVELLSDDHMTVKGNSHRKITEKWLVRSGDETHLKSDIKTIIEAGTELTIMAGGSFIKIDPSGVSINGAKIKLNSGGNPSPGTGAAPLLPIAGELVDEGMAPITQIGALRGAVHKPFCEECSAGDLADIKEQYDEMVELIDQNGRPITNYPYYAETDSGAIYSGRTDEKGCTCRVHTENPQNIMFFFGDEALQKLKGEGYAE
- a CDS encoding type VI secretion system amidase effector protein Tae4, producing the protein MPNESLQVKTSSISGSKKTLEKKVICFEQLWDAYPDDVIIHKAEHGSDIFDNHCAIHLSHALYLNGILLKGYKGTRCWGCPQANGQGGIHAIRAQELADYLETQPFAGCPKAIRLSGDTFQENIRGKKGIIFFKDYWRRDGEKNYTGDHIDLWKGNISTLASNGWFKTWLRLHLSGLYEDYFGVSDLKRSSSVLFWEIHSCENNN
- a CDS encoding DUF4123 domain-containing protein, with protein sequence MILHQMNANFDILVALRRQQSNIYLLIDGARFKNIHAFIYEQEERPDYIPLYRGTYFETALEVSPCLVRITNIKVGLLPWFAKDTEDKRNAMLLVSDLSLKDLAVHFQEYLEAKLPNYDVVLFRFYDPQIFEVITNHMNDPHVIKMLTPIKLAYWKSLENYKCLSA
- a CDS encoding pesticin C-terminus-like muramidase — protein: MAKNDESSIKNPITPCTSNINTTNDDISSDNKCPTPLSKRNNDGKLDIDWTFISKREGGQKIEGYVPASEVSNSGVTIATGVDLGARNESDIDNLKIDEELKTKLKPYVGKQGKDAVDYLQKKPLNLSESQAASLDKAVKKPLIDKLVQYYDTEVDKLNKADNCERVHFEKLPNNVQTAITSISFQYGSLSTATPNFWKQITEQRWEDARANLKDFGDDYPTRRKLEAGLIEEAIKASVSNTK